A single region of the Duganella sp. BuS-21 genome encodes:
- a CDS encoding AI-2E family transporter, with protein MNLLPSQQRGGPVVWSGIIAATCVLLFLLQQMLFLAIPFLLGIVLYYILQPPTQRLIRMGFSQNSATLMVGAVFLLLVTLAILTAVLWNSSAPSTSWQDLLGTYLKGGLDFVRHTLRTLEQQFPILQQVQLAETVDQRMAAFTSDFVQSHLTEILVSTAAWLPSLLLAPFLTFFFLRDGLRFKKFLARAVPNAFFERTLCLLHEVDQTAHRYFQGLIRLTLLDTAVLAFGLWVIGVSSPLVLGLIAAVLAWVPYVGSIVGCVLVVMVASTDAPSDPAVAYLAISVFIWVRLLDDFVFMPLTLGRSLHIHPLITVLMIFIGGSVAGVAGLMLVLPLLGVVMVIGETLGRLITDPRLRARHRNAMALRTRQASYDLAS; from the coding sequence ATGAACCTGCTGCCGAGCCAACAACGCGGCGGACCCGTGGTGTGGAGCGGCATCATCGCCGCCACCTGCGTGCTGCTGTTCCTGCTGCAGCAGATGCTGTTCCTGGCCATCCCCTTCCTGCTCGGCATCGTGCTGTACTACATCCTGCAACCGCCGACCCAGCGGCTGATCCGCATGGGCTTCAGCCAGAACAGCGCCACGCTGATGGTGGGCGCCGTGTTCCTGCTGCTGGTGACGCTGGCCATCCTGACGGCGGTGCTGTGGAATTCCTCGGCGCCCAGCACCTCGTGGCAGGACCTGCTGGGCACCTACCTGAAAGGCGGCCTGGACTTCGTGCGCCATACGCTGCGCACGCTGGAGCAGCAGTTCCCCATCCTGCAGCAAGTGCAGCTGGCCGAAACGGTGGACCAGCGCATGGCCGCCTTCACCAGCGACTTCGTGCAATCGCACCTGACCGAGATCCTGGTCTCGACGGCGGCCTGGTTGCCGTCGCTGCTGCTGGCGCCGTTCCTGACCTTCTTCTTTTTGCGCGACGGCCTGCGCTTCAAAAAATTCCTGGCGCGTGCCGTGCCCAACGCCTTCTTCGAACGCACGCTGTGCCTGCTGCATGAAGTCGACCAGACCGCGCACCGCTATTTCCAGGGCCTGATCCGGCTGACCCTGCTCGACACGGCGGTGCTGGCCTTCGGCCTGTGGGTGATCGGCGTCTCTTCGCCGCTGGTACTGGGGCTGATTGCGGCGGTGCTGGCCTGGGTGCCGTATGTGGGCTCGATCGTCGGCTGCGTGCTGGTGGTGATGGTGGCCTCGACCGACGCACCGTCGGACCCGGCGGTGGCCTACCTGGCGATCAGCGTCTTCATCTGGGTGCGCCTGCTGGACGACTTCGTCTTCATGCCGCTGACCTTGGGGCGCAGCCTGCACATCCACCCGCTGATCACGGTGCTGATGATCTTCATCGGCGGCTCGGTGGCCGGGGTGGCCGGCCTGATGCTGGTGCTGCCGTTGCTGGGCGTGGTGATGGTGATCGGCGAAACCCTGGGCCGCCTGATCACCGACCCGCGCCTGCGCGCGCGCCACCGCAACGCCATGGCCCTGCGCACCCGGCAAGCCAGCTACGACCTCGCTTCCTAA
- a CDS encoding cyclic nucleotide-binding domain-containing protein: MIFGFLKSPELSPRLLRLKESALFSSLTPLELKIVDGLMHERRYLADEIIFDEGEEGQALYLVMSGRVIISRQFGAGREVVAELSGGAFFGDLALLDDSPRNAQTRALDNCELAVFFRADFMGLMETDPVIGYKISLALARHIGRRLRDWMTGKPQIEAL; the protein is encoded by the coding sequence TTGATTTTCGGTTTCCTCAAATCGCCCGAGCTGTCGCCGCGTTTGCTGCGGCTGAAAGAATCGGCCCTGTTCTCCTCGCTCACGCCGCTCGAACTGAAGATCGTCGACGGCCTGATGCACGAACGCCGCTACCTGGCTGACGAAATCATCTTTGACGAAGGCGAGGAAGGCCAGGCCCTGTACCTGGTCATGTCGGGCCGCGTCATCATCAGCCGCCAGTTCGGCGCCGGGCGCGAAGTGGTGGCCGAGCTGTCGGGCGGCGCCTTCTTCGGCGACCTGGCGCTGCTGGACGACTCGCCGCGCAACGCGCAAACGCGGGCGCTGGACAACTGCGAACTGGCGGTGTTCTTCCGCGCCGACTTCATGGGCCTGATGGAAACCGATCCCGTCATCGGCTACAAGATCTCGCTGGCCCTGGCGCGCCACATCGGCCGCCGCCTGCGCGACTGGATGACCGGCAAGCCGCAGATCGAAGCGCTATGA
- a CDS encoding MFS transporter: protein MNDNLDSLYKRVSWRLMPFLFLCFVAAYLDRVNVGFAKLQMQADLHFSDAVYGAGAGIFFIGYFIFEVPSNLLMTRAGARLWIARIMISWGLLSSALMFTNSVASFYVLRFLLGAAEAGFFPGIILYLTYWYPAHRRARMVAWFMSGVAVAGVVGGPLSGWIMQTFDGANGWRGWQWLLLLEGLPSVLLGVCTLFYLDDGIRAASWLSEADKQTLEREIAADGQSRQHMPLAQLFRSGRVWLLALVYFLCVMGLYGVSFWLPQLIKNSGVKDVLDIGLLSAVPYGVAAVTMVLVARHSDRSGERRWHTAIAALAGALGLVAATLYSDNTVIALAALSLATAGILSTFPVFWSLPTALLGGAAAAAGIAMINSIGNLAGFVAPYLVGAIRDATSSTASGMYLIAASLLAGALLVVGAVRRS, encoded by the coding sequence ATGAACGACAATCTTGATTCTTTGTACAAACGCGTCAGCTGGCGGCTGATGCCCTTCCTGTTCCTGTGCTTCGTGGCGGCCTACCTGGACCGGGTCAACGTCGGCTTCGCCAAGTTGCAGATGCAGGCCGATCTGCATTTCAGCGACGCCGTCTACGGCGCCGGCGCCGGCATCTTCTTCATCGGCTACTTCATCTTCGAGGTGCCCTCCAACCTGCTGATGACGCGCGCCGGTGCGCGCCTGTGGATCGCCCGCATCATGATCAGCTGGGGCTTGCTCTCGTCGGCACTGATGTTCACCAACAGCGTGGCCAGCTTCTACGTGCTGCGGTTCTTGCTGGGCGCGGCCGAAGCCGGTTTCTTCCCCGGCATCATCCTGTACCTGACCTACTGGTATCCGGCCCACCGCCGCGCGCGCATGGTGGCCTGGTTCATGAGCGGGGTGGCGGTGGCCGGCGTGGTGGGCGGTCCGCTGTCGGGCTGGATCATGCAAACCTTCGACGGTGCGAACGGCTGGCGCGGCTGGCAGTGGCTGCTCCTGCTCGAAGGCCTGCCGTCGGTGCTGCTCGGTGTCTGCACCTTGTTCTATCTCGACGACGGCATCCGCGCCGCGTCCTGGCTCAGCGAGGCGGACAAGCAAACGCTGGAGCGCGAAATCGCCGCCGACGGCCAGTCGCGCCAGCACATGCCGCTGGCGCAGTTGTTCCGCAGCGGCAGGGTGTGGCTGCTGGCGCTGGTCTACTTCCTGTGCGTGATGGGCTTGTACGGCGTGAGCTTCTGGCTGCCGCAGTTGATCAAGAACAGCGGCGTGAAGGATGTGCTCGACATCGGCCTGCTGTCGGCCGTGCCGTACGGTGTGGCGGCGGTGACCATGGTGCTGGTGGCGCGCCACTCGGACCGCAGCGGCGAGCGCCGCTGGCACACGGCCATCGCCGCGCTGGCTGGCGCGCTGGGCCTGGTCGCCGCCACGCTCTACAGCGACAACACCGTGATCGCGCTGGCCGCGCTGAGCCTGGCCACGGCCGGCATCCTCAGCACCTTCCCGGTGTTCTGGAGCCTGCCCACGGCGCTGCTGGGCGGCGCGGCGGCGGCGGCCGGCATTGCCATGATCAACTCGATCGGCAACCTGGCCGGCTTCGTGGCGCCGTATCTGGTGGGTGCGATCCGCGATGCCACCAGCAGCACGGCCAGCGGCATGTACCTGATCGCCGCCAGCCTGCTGGCCGGTGCGCTGCTGGTGGTCGGCGCCGTGCGCCGCAGCTAG
- a CDS encoding ATP-binding cassette domain-containing protein — MELSIEQLTFEYASRPLFSRFNLRLGPGITWLRGENGAGKTTLLKLACGALAPHGGKIWLDDIELHEQPLVYRLHCYYCGGDTPQLPWLTVREVLDLHVALYAGMDAELLNTQLSAFHLLPTLDQPVTTLSLGQHKKMQLSLALSLPVRLLLIDEPFNGLDVDAVAYLRQQLAAPQRLARQGIVLTSHLEPALPLVNTVQL, encoded by the coding sequence ATGGAATTAAGCATCGAACAGCTCACCTTCGAATACGCCAGCCGCCCGCTGTTCAGCCGGTTCAACCTGCGCCTGGGCCCCGGCATCACCTGGCTGCGCGGCGAAAACGGCGCCGGCAAGACCACCTTGCTGAAACTGGCGTGCGGCGCCCTCGCGCCCCACGGCGGCAAGATCTGGCTGGACGACATCGAACTCCACGAACAGCCGCTGGTGTACCGCCTGCACTGCTACTACTGCGGCGGCGACACGCCGCAACTGCCGTGGCTGACGGTGCGCGAAGTGCTGGACCTGCACGTCGCCCTCTACGCCGGCATGGACGCGGAGCTGCTCAATACCCAGCTGTCCGCCTTCCACCTGCTGCCGACGCTGGACCAGCCCGTCACCACGCTATCGCTGGGCCAGCACAAGAAAATGCAGCTGTCGCTGGCGCTGTCCCTGCCGGTGCGGCTGCTGCTGATCGACGAACCGTTCAACGGCCTCGATGTGGACGCGGTGGCCTATCTGCGTCAGCAGCTGGCCGCGCCGCAACGCCTGGCACGCCAAGGCATCGTGCTGACCAGCCACCTCGAACCGGCCCTGCCACTCGTTAACACCGTGCAACTGTGA